CGGGCTGATGAATTTGTAACCTGATTTTCCAGATGAAACTTTACCCCTACCAGATGGTGCAGGCGGTGGCCGTGATTGTGGAGCGCATCGCGGAAACGGCCTTCCGGGCTACTCTGCCGAACGGCAAGACTACCGTGGCTTTTGTGGAAAAAAAGAATGCCCCGCTGAGAGATGTGCTTAAGCCGGGCGACCGGGTGAACGTGACGATTTGCCCGGCGGATTTTGACCGCGCCCGCGTGGACGGCCTGGCGGAGTAACGGAGAATGTAATGGCGTATTTCAAGCCACTCAGTTCTTGTTCTGTATTTCCTGTTGTTCCAGGTACAGGGCTTCTTCCAGAAGATAACTGGGGGAGGAAGTCATTATTTCCGGATACTGTTCCAGTAATAATTTCATTTTTGGATGGTTTTCCACAAGAATCAGGAACCGTCGATAAAACTGTTCCGGCTCCTTGATGTCAGGCGGAGGCAGCATTCCTTTCTTGTATCCGGCAACGTGAACTTTTTCATGATATAGTTTTCCCAAGCGGTGCTGAGCCGCCTCCGAGGATGGAGGAGGCAGTTCAAATAATTCTTCTGCTATTTGCATCACCCGGAGTCCTTTTTTATAAAGAGAATCAATATCTTGTTCCGTTTTTGTTTTCCAAATATGCTGTGTGAATTGCGTATGGGCTTCTGACAGCTCTTGAATCAGCTTTGCCTGAACGATCTCATCTCCTGTCCAATTTTTAAATTGAGGAGAGTAGCCTTGCCGGGGAAGGGGGGTCTTTGGAATTTTTCCTGACATGTCATTCAAACCGTTCCTTGTTATATCTTTCCATGCCTCACCCTGAAGAATACTGTTTAACTCATTTATCCATGACGGATTTCCTTTCAATTTGTTTATTAATTTTTCACAGATATCCCTAATGGATTTTTGCTTCCAGTTCAGTCCGAAGAACGATCTTGTATACCCGTAAATTGGATCGTTAAACAGATCGTTTAGCGCAAGCATATGAGAAGAATTATCAGGATCTAAATTTTCAGCTATGCTTTCCCATATTGCAAGATAGATTTCAGGTGTTAGAGAAAACAAAAAATTAAATAAATCCCTCTGATCGCGGGTAAAAGATGAATATTTACTTAAAATATCGCTGCAATGCGTATTAAAATATACAGATATGTCTTCCTCAGATAAATTTCGGTAATTATTTAAAAAATAATTTAAGGACGTATTGCCGGAGGAATTTGTAATAGGCCCATCCTTAACATTTGCATAAGAAATTGAACTATAACAAATTAAACATGCGAAGAGGGGAATGCAATAATTCATGGTTGATATATTCTAAAATATTTGGGGAAGTTAAGAGTAATTTTTTTATTAACATCAAATGTACCTCCGCTGATGATACCTCCATCATAATCAATAAAGCCGCAGTGCTCGTCATCCAGAGCAATCCACCCAAGTTGTGGAAGCGTATTGCCCGCGCTTTTCCACAGCCAATTTCCCATTCCTGTTGATGAATTTTTCCATTCAACAACGATTTATGAATTTAGATATAAAATTCTGTAATAAAGAATGGTATCAAAGCTGTGTGCGGCCTTCCAGGGCCTTCATCAGCGTCAGCGTGTCTGCATGGCTGAGGCCGGAGCCGGCAGGCAGTCCCTGGGCCGGGCGGGTGATCTTGCAGTCCAGGTCTTTGAGCAGGTGGTGCAGGTAGGTTGCCGTGGCTTCCCCTTCCACATCGGACCCGGTCGCCAGAATGACTTCACAACCCGGCTGGCGGGTGACGCGTTCCACCAGGGCGTGGATATTGAGGTCTTCCGGTTCCACATCGTCCAGCGGGGAGAGCTTCCCTCCCAGGCAGTGGTACAACCCGCGGTAGGCACTGCTGCGTTCAATGGGAATGACGTCCGTAGCCTGTTCCACCACGCAGATGAGCGAGCTGTCCCGCTCTTCATCCCGGCAGGCGGCGCAGGGTTCGCCGGCGGTGCTGAAAAAGCCGCATACGGGGCACGGGGTGACGTGTTCAGCTGCCTGGCCGATGGTGCGGGCAATGGATTCCGCCTCTCCCATGTGGCCCTGGAGCATCCACAGGGCCATGCGCTCCGCGCCGCGGGTGCCGATGCCCGGAAGCTGTTTCAGGGCGGCTACCAGTTCAAGTACGGGAAGGGGATAGTCCAGATTATTCATGAGCGGGGGGTGGTTCGGAAATGGGCTGGTCCGGTGGCGGCTGGGGCCACAGGATGGCGAGAATGCCCGCGCACCCTGCGGAGAGCAGGCATGGAACGGGATTGAAGAAAACGCCCCACAGCCCCAGCACGGGAGTGAAGCAGGCCAGCAGAAGAAGGAAGGCAGCCAGAACGGCTGTTTTACGGAGGGTCCCGCGGATCAGCAGCAGATCGTAGACCAGGGCCAGAGTCAGGATGATGCACAGCAGGAAGCCCGTGCCGGGAGAAAGGGCGGGTGTTTCCGGTCCCAGCAGGAACGGAGCGGGCGCCATGGCTTCCTTCAGCTCCTGCGCC
This DNA window, taken from Akkermansia muciniphila, encodes the following:
- the recR gene encoding recombination mediator RecR, with translation MNNLDYPLPVLELVAALKQLPGIGTRGAERMALWMLQGHMGEAESIARTIGQAAEHVTPCPVCGFFSTAGEPCAACRDEERDSSLICVVEQATDVIPIERSSAYRGLYHCLGGKLSPLDDVEPEDLNIHALVERVTRQPGCEVILATGSDVEGEATATYLHHLLKDLDCKITRPAQGLPAGSGLSHADTLTLMKALEGRTQL